A single window of Brevundimonas vitisensis DNA harbors:
- a CDS encoding cell division protein FtsQ/DivIB, translated as MPAVVRGGRRQSSSQAPKRAAAPKGPARGRGPQRRPQSASGVPGKLAAIGRLDLSPRAVLISIAAGTLLLVGVMATGSRAERIGAAFSQGMDGVTAGMGLKLQKVSIEGESPEATLAIQQAVQLSAGQAITSIDLDALRERVQAVGWVKEARIVRLLPNTLVIQVVEHDRLAVWQSAGQVVVIDTQGQVIHGADPGRYAGLPLVVGRGADEAAGEIVPLIAQRPRLMSRMDALVRVDGRRWDLRLKDGSVILLPARDPEAALIQLDALDQRQRLLDLGFTRIDLRVPEAITVRLTADDA; from the coding sequence ATGCCCGCGGTAGTGCGTGGCGGTCGGCGACAGAGTTCAAGTCAGGCTCCCAAACGGGCGGCGGCTCCGAAGGGGCCGGCACGCGGACGCGGGCCCCAGCGCAGGCCCCAATCCGCCTCTGGCGTACCGGGCAAGCTGGCGGCGATCGGCCGCCTGGACCTCTCGCCCCGTGCCGTTCTCATCTCCATCGCCGCCGGAACCCTGCTGCTGGTCGGCGTGATGGCGACCGGCTCGCGGGCCGAGCGCATCGGTGCGGCCTTCAGCCAGGGCATGGATGGCGTCACCGCCGGCATGGGCCTGAAGCTGCAGAAGGTCAGCATCGAGGGGGAATCGCCCGAGGCGACCCTGGCGATCCAGCAGGCGGTGCAGTTGTCGGCCGGACAGGCCATCACATCGATCGATCTGGACGCCCTGCGCGAGCGGGTGCAGGCCGTGGGCTGGGTCAAGGAGGCGCGGATCGTCCGCCTGCTGCCCAACACCCTGGTGATCCAGGTGGTGGAGCATGACCGCCTCGCCGTCTGGCAGTCCGCCGGTCAGGTCGTGGTCATCGACACCCAGGGACAGGTGATCCATGGCGCGGACCCCGGCCGTTACGCCGGACTGCCGCTGGTCGTGGGGCGCGGGGCCGATGAGGCAGCGGGCGAGATCGTTCCCCTGATCGCCCAGCGGCCGCGCCTGATGTCGCGCATGGATGCCCTGGTGCGTGTCGACGGGCGCCGATGGGATCTGCGTCTGAAGGACGGCAGTGTCATCCTGTTGCCCGCCCGGGATCCCGAGGCCGCGCTGATTCAGCTGGATGCGCTGGACCAGAGACAGCGCCTGCTGGACCTGGGGTTCACGCGCATCGACCTTCGGGTGCCCGAAGCCATTACCGTTCGGCTGACCGCCGACGACGCCTGA
- a CDS encoding D-alanine--D-alanine ligase — MKRPLSELHVAVLLGGLSSERAVSLSSGEQCALALEGQVARVSRVDAGRDLAQVLTDLKPDVVLNALHGAWGEDGCVQGILETLQIPYSHSGVLASALTMDKARTKAVLRQAGVEVPGGGLFDRHEVARRHVIDPPYIIKPNAEGSSVGVYLVAEGDPTQAAVGADDWTYGEQVMVEPYIPGKELAVAVLGEADGPRALTVTDITPTKGFYDYEAKYAPGGSVHRLPADLPPHVFEAALRQSERAHAAMGCRGVSRSDFRYDDVKDVLVLLEVNTQPGMTPTSLVPEQAAHVGMGYRDLVRWMVEDASCPR; from the coding sequence ATGAAACGCCCCCTCTCTGAACTGCACGTCGCCGTCCTGCTGGGCGGGCTGTCGTCCGAGCGGGCAGTGTCGCTGAGTTCGGGCGAGCAATGCGCCCTGGCGCTGGAGGGGCAGGTGGCGCGGGTCAGCCGTGTCGATGCGGGCCGGGACCTGGCCCAGGTGCTGACCGATCTGAAACCCGACGTCGTCCTGAACGCCCTGCATGGAGCCTGGGGCGAGGATGGCTGCGTCCAGGGCATTCTGGAGACGCTGCAGATTCCCTATTCCCACTCCGGCGTCCTGGCCTCGGCCCTGACGATGGACAAGGCCCGGACCAAGGCCGTGCTGCGTCAGGCGGGGGTGGAGGTGCCGGGCGGGGGCCTGTTCGACCGGCACGAGGTGGCGCGTCGCCACGTCATCGACCCGCCCTATATCATCAAGCCCAATGCCGAGGGCTCGTCCGTCGGCGTCTATCTGGTGGCAGAGGGCGATCCGACCCAGGCCGCGGTCGGGGCCGACGACTGGACCTATGGCGAGCAGGTGATGGTCGAGCCCTATATCCCTGGCAAGGAACTGGCCGTCGCCGTCCTGGGTGAGGCGGACGGCCCGCGCGCCCTGACCGTGACCGACATCACCCCGACCAAGGGCTTCTACGACTACGAGGCGAAGTATGCGCCGGGCGGTTCTGTCCACAGACTTCCGGCCGATCTGCCGCCCCATGTTTTTGAGGCGGCGCTGCGCCAATCCGAGCGGGCGCATGCCGCAATGGGTTGCCGAGGGGTTTCACGATCCGACTTTCGTTATGACGATGTTAAGGACGTTCTCGTTCTTCTGGAGGTCAACACCCAGCCGGGCATGACGCCGACCTCTCTGGTTCCAGAGCAGGCCGCCCATGTCGGGATGGGATATCGTGATCTGGTCCGGTGGATGGTGGAGGACGCCTCATGCCCGCGGTAG
- the murB gene encoding UDP-N-acetylmuramate dehydrogenase, giving the protein MTWRDTLPPVRGKLLRDEPLAPFTWFRVGGSAEALFIPADADDLADFLKALDAAVPVTVLGVGSNVIVRDGGVEGVVIRLAGRAFAGIATEGDTITAGAGALDAMVAKASAKAGLAGLEFYAGIPGTIGGALVMNAGCYGSETKDVLVSARGVTRTGELRDYSVEDFGYSYRHNGYDEDILWMEATFRGTRDDPAAVAGRIAEITARRETTQPIREKTGGSTFKNPPGHSSWKLVDEAGWRGKLHRVTGGGAMFSELHSNFMINPGEATAADIEGLGEAVRADVQSKLNVNLEWEIKRIGRPL; this is encoded by the coding sequence ATGACCTGGCGTGACACCCTTCCCCCCGTGCGCGGCAAGCTGCTGCGGGACGAACCCCTTGCCCCCTTCACCTGGTTCCGGGTGGGCGGAAGCGCCGAGGCCCTGTTCATTCCGGCCGATGCTGATGACCTGGCCGATTTCCTGAAGGCGCTGGATGCGGCCGTGCCCGTGACCGTCCTGGGCGTCGGATCGAACGTCATCGTGCGCGACGGCGGGGTCGAGGGGGTGGTGATCCGTCTGGCTGGGCGGGCCTTTGCCGGCATCGCGACCGAGGGCGACACGATCACGGCGGGGGCTGGGGCCCTGGACGCCATGGTGGCCAAGGCTTCGGCCAAGGCGGGTCTGGCGGGGCTGGAGTTCTATGCCGGCATTCCGGGCACGATCGGCGGGGCGCTGGTCATGAATGCGGGCTGCTATGGGTCCGAGACCAAGGACGTGCTGGTGTCCGCCAGGGGCGTGACGCGCACCGGGGAATTGAGAGACTATTCGGTCGAGGACTTCGGCTACTCCTATCGCCACAACGGATACGACGAAGACATCCTGTGGATGGAGGCGACCTTCCGGGGCACGCGCGACGATCCCGCCGCCGTCGCAGGCCGGATTGCCGAGATCACTGCCCGGCGCGAGACGACCCAGCCGATCCGCGAAAAGACCGGCGGCTCCACCTTCAAGAACCCTCCGGGTCATTCGTCCTGGAAGCTGGTGGACGAGGCCGGATGGCGCGGCAAGCTGCACCGGGTGACCGGCGGAGGGGCGATGTTCAGCGAGTTGCACAGCAATTTCATGATCAATCCGGGCGAGGCGACCGCCGCGGACATCGAGGGTCTGGGCGAGGCGGTGCGCGCCGACGTTCAAAGTAAACTGAACGTAAACCTGGAATGGGAGATCAAGAGGATCGGCCGCCCTCTCTGA
- the murC gene encoding UDP-N-acetylmuramate--L-alanine ligase translates to MIARLRPVPFDLGPVHFVGIGGIGMSGIAEIMLKIGYSVQGSDAKASANTVRLERLGARIFIGHDAEHVTDGVSAIVYSTAVKATNPEMVAARERRIPLVRRAEMLAELMRLQFSIAVGGTHGKTTTTSMVAALLDAAGLDPTVVNGGIINAYGTNAKVGDGDWIVVEADESDGSFLRLKSTVAIVTNIDPEHLDHYGDFDRVRQAFVDFVENIPFYGFAAVCLDHPEVQRLVAQVDNRRLVTYGVNPQAMVRAEHCDMAADGCRFDVVIQSRTPGGEPTRIEGLHLPMAGWHNVANALAAIAVARELDVSDAAIRAGLAGFGGVKRRFTTTGVVGGVRIVDDYGHHPVEIAAVLKAARQVAQKGEESGRVIAVVQPHRFTRLRDLMEDFSTCFSDADAVIVADVYPAGEAPIEGVDKHALVDGIRRFGHRSVQPLEGVEVLPAVIAAEAKDGDLVVLLGAGDITQWAYALPGQLEALA, encoded by the coding sequence ATGATCGCACGCCTTCGCCCCGTCCCCTTCGACCTCGGTCCTGTTCATTTCGTCGGTATCGGCGGCATCGGCATGAGCGGCATTGCCGAGATCATGCTGAAGATCGGCTATTCGGTTCAGGGCTCTGACGCCAAGGCCAGCGCCAATACCGTGCGGCTGGAGCGGCTGGGTGCGCGCATCTTCATCGGCCATGACGCCGAGCATGTGACCGATGGCGTTTCGGCCATCGTCTATTCGACGGCGGTCAAGGCGACCAATCCCGAGATGGTCGCGGCCCGCGAGCGCCGCATTCCCCTGGTCCGCCGGGCCGAGATGCTGGCCGAGCTGATGCGGCTGCAATTCTCGATCGCGGTCGGGGGGACCCACGGCAAGACCACGACGACCTCAATGGTGGCGGCCCTGCTGGATGCAGCGGGTCTGGACCCCACGGTGGTCAATGGCGGCATCATCAATGCCTATGGCACCAACGCCAAGGTCGGCGACGGCGACTGGATCGTTGTAGAGGCGGACGAGAGCGACGGCAGCTTCCTGCGGCTGAAGTCCACGGTGGCCATCGTCACCAATATCGACCCGGAACACCTTGATCATTATGGTGATTTCGACCGGGTGCGGCAGGCGTTCGTGGACTTTGTCGAGAATATTCCCTTCTACGGCTTTGCCGCCGTCTGCCTGGATCACCCGGAAGTGCAGCGGCTGGTGGCCCAGGTCGATAACCGGCGGCTGGTCACCTATGGCGTCAATCCCCAGGCCATGGTCCGGGCCGAGCATTGCGACATGGCCGCCGACGGCTGCCGGTTCGACGTGGTGATCCAGTCGCGCACGCCGGGGGGTGAGCCGACGCGGATCGAGGGCCTGCACCTGCCCATGGCGGGCTGGCACAATGTCGCCAATGCCCTGGCCGCCATCGCCGTGGCGCGCGAGCTGGACGTCTCGGACGCGGCGATCCGGGCGGGCCTGGCCGGGTTCGGCGGGGTCAAGCGGCGCTTCACCACCACCGGCGTGGTCGGCGGCGTCCGCATCGTCGACGACTATGGCCATCACCCGGTCGAGATCGCTGCGGTCCTGAAGGCCGCGCGCCAGGTGGCCCAGAAGGGCGAGGAGTCCGGCCGGGTCATCGCCGTGGTCCAGCCGCACCGGTTCACGCGGCTGCGCGACCTGATGGAGGACTTCTCCACCTGTTTCTCGGACGCCGACGCCGTCATCGTGGCCGACGTCTATCCGGCGGGCGAGGCCCCGATCGAGGGCGTGGACAAACACGCCCTGGTCGATGGCATCCGCCGCTTCGGCCATCGCTCGGTCCAGCCGCTGGAGGGCGTGGAGGTCCTGCCCGCCGTCATCGCGGCCGAGGCGAAGGACGGCGACCTGGTCGTTCTGCTCGGTGCCGGAGACATCACCCAGTGGGCCTATGCCCTGCCGGGGCAGTTGGAGGCGCTGGCGTGA
- the glyS gene encoding glycine--tRNA ligase subunit beta, which produces MPQLLLELFSEEIPARMQAGAARDLARMATERLKAAGLEHEALTTFAGPRRLTLVVEGLPASTPDREEELKGPRTSAPDQALEGFLRKTGLTREQLTERDGVWIAVVRHSGQKTTDLIADMVEAIVRTFPWPKSMRWGDGTLRWVRPLKRILCLFDGHVVRFEIDGIVAENVTEGHRFLGKARPFTVHDFADYRKKLEQHYVLLDAADRKVRILEAARAACHERGLDLVDDDGLLDEVSGLAEWPTPILGEMDPQFLDLPPEVVRLSMKVHQKYFAVRDPATGKLAPNFIVVANVEASDGGKALAAGNSRVLSARLNDARFFWDEDRKVGFETWLKKLEGVTFHAKLGTMAERVDRIAALAREIAPLVGADPIEAETAARLSKADLASGMVGEFPELQGVMGGYYARADHGDAIADAIRDHYKPQGPADSVPTAPLTVAVALADKLDTLVGFFAIDEKPTGSKDPFALRRAALGVIRLVLENGIAPFSIGNVAEKSGLILGRQPTARHDPEASELGDITFNRLDIAAGGAFGYWTEVGLGETFWSEKALDASSFFADRLKVLLRDQGRRHDLVDAVFALGDDDLVRIVRRVEALDAFLATDDGANLLAGYKRASNILRAEAKKGELPTGMVKTGLPNQPEAETVLAMATAAARTAVDTALETEDFAAAMTALAALRGPVDAFFTDVMVNSDVPAERENRLKLLGQVRDVMGRVADFGQVAG; this is translated from the coding sequence ATGCCCCAGCTTCTTCTCGAACTGTTTTCCGAAGAAATCCCCGCCCGCATGCAGGCGGGGGCCGCGCGCGATCTGGCGCGGATGGCGACCGAGCGGCTGAAGGCGGCGGGTCTGGAGCATGAGGCCCTGACCACCTTTGCCGGTCCGCGCCGCCTGACCCTGGTGGTCGAGGGCCTGCCTGCGTCCACGCCCGACCGCGAGGAAGAGCTGAAGGGGCCGCGCACCTCGGCACCGGATCAGGCGCTGGAAGGTTTCCTGCGCAAGACCGGCCTGACGCGCGAACAACTGACCGAGCGGGACGGCGTCTGGATCGCGGTGGTGCGTCATTCGGGTCAGAAGACGACCGACCTGATCGCCGACATGGTCGAGGCGATCGTGCGGACCTTCCCCTGGCCCAAGTCGATGCGGTGGGGCGACGGAACCCTGCGCTGGGTGCGGCCGCTGAAGCGGATCCTGTGCCTGTTCGACGGCCATGTCGTGCGGTTCGAGATCGACGGCATCGTCGCCGAAAACGTCACCGAGGGGCATCGCTTCCTGGGCAAGGCGCGGCCCTTCACGGTCCACGACTTCGCCGATTACCGGAAGAAGCTGGAACAGCATTACGTCCTGCTGGACGCCGCCGACCGCAAGGTGCGGATCCTGGAGGCTGCCCGCGCCGCCTGCCACGAGCGGGGGCTGGATCTGGTTGATGACGACGGCCTGCTGGACGAGGTGTCGGGCCTGGCCGAATGGCCGACGCCGATCCTGGGCGAGATGGACCCGCAGTTCCTGGATCTGCCGCCCGAGGTGGTCCGCCTGTCCATGAAGGTGCACCAGAAGTATTTCGCCGTCCGCGATCCGGCGACCGGCAAGCTGGCCCCGAACTTCATCGTTGTCGCCAATGTCGAGGCGTCGGACGGCGGCAAGGCGCTGGCGGCGGGCAATTCGCGCGTGCTGTCGGCCCGGCTGAACGATGCCCGCTTCTTCTGGGACGAGGATCGCAAGGTCGGCTTCGAGACCTGGCTGAAGAAGCTGGAAGGCGTCACCTTCCACGCCAAACTGGGCACGATGGCCGAACGCGTCGATCGCATCGCCGCCCTGGCCCGCGAGATCGCCCCCCTGGTCGGTGCCGACCCCATTGAGGCCGAAACCGCCGCCCGCCTGTCCAAGGCCGACCTGGCCAGCGGCATGGTGGGGGAGTTCCCGGAACTGCAGGGGGTGATGGGCGGCTACTACGCCCGCGCCGACCACGGCGATGCCATCGCCGACGCCATCCGCGACCACTACAAGCCCCAGGGCCCGGCGGACTCGGTGCCGACCGCGCCCCTGACGGTCGCCGTCGCACTGGCCGACAAGCTGGACACCCTGGTCGGCTTCTTCGCCATCGACGAAAAGCCCACAGGATCGAAGGATCCATTCGCGCTGAGGCGGGCGGCGCTGGGGGTGATCCGGCTGGTGCTGGAGAATGGCATTGCTCCATTCTCAATCGGAAACGTAGCCGAAAAGTCTGGCTTGATTCTTGGGCGTCAACCCACAGCGCGACACGATCCTGAAGCTAGCGAGCTCGGCGATATCACTTTCAATCGGCTCGACATCGCTGCTGGCGGTGCGTTCGGCTATTGGACCGAAGTCGGGCTAGGCGAGACGTTCTGGTCCGAGAAGGCGTTGGATGCATCTAGCTTCTTCGCCGACCGCCTGAAGGTCCTTCTCCGCGACCAGGGCAGGCGCCATGACCTCGTCGACGCCGTTTTCGCCCTGGGCGACGACGACCTCGTGCGCATCGTGCGGCGGGTCGAGGCGCTGGATGCCTTTCTGGCGACCGATGACGGGGCGAACCTGCTGGCGGGGTACAAGCGGGCGTCGAACATCCTGCGGGCCGAGGCCAAGAAGGGCGAGCTGCCGACCGGCATGGTCAAGACCGGCCTACCGAACCAGCCCGAGGCGGAAACTGTCCTGGCCATGGCCACCGCCGCTGCCCGCACGGCCGTCGATACCGCGCTGGAGACCGAGGATTTCGCCGCGGCCATGACGGCGCTGGCGGCCCTGCGCGGTCCGGTCGACGCCTTCTTCACCGACGTCATGGTCAACTCGGACGTTCCGGCCGAGCGCGAAAACCGGCTGAAGCTGCTGGGGCAGGTCCGTGACGTCATGGGCCGCGTCGCCGACTTCGGTCAGGTGGCGGGGTAG
- a CDS encoding glycine--tRNA ligase subunit alpha, whose translation MTVQPLAFQDLILTLHRYWGEQGCAILQPYDVEVGAGTLHPATVLRALGPRPWKAAYVQPSRRPGDGRYGENPNRLQHYYQYQVILKPNPDNLQELYLGSLAAIGIDPKLHDIRFVEDDWENPTVGAWGLGWEVWCDGMEVTQFTYFQGVGGLEVDVVSGELTYGLERLAMYVQGVDNVYDLKFTKEGLTYGEVFLENERQQSQANFHGYDVDGLKRRFEDMEAESRRLLAMTGPQGQPLVLPAYDQVLKASHLFNLMDARGAIAVAERQSYIGRIRDLCKACAVAYVEQERASA comes from the coding sequence GTGACTGTCCAGCCGCTTGCCTTCCAGGACCTGATCCTGACCCTGCACCGCTATTGGGGCGAACAGGGCTGCGCCATACTGCAGCCCTATGACGTAGAGGTCGGGGCCGGGACCCTGCACCCTGCCACCGTCCTGCGCGCGCTGGGCCCCCGCCCGTGGAAGGCGGCCTACGTCCAGCCCAGCCGCCGTCCCGGTGATGGCCGTTACGGCGAAAATCCCAATAGATTACAACACTATTACCAATATCAAGTCATTCTGAAGCCCAATCCGGACAACCTTCAGGAGCTGTATCTCGGCTCGCTGGCGGCAATCGGGATCGATCCGAAGCTGCACGATATCCGCTTCGTCGAGGACGACTGGGAAAACCCCACCGTCGGGGCCTGGGGCCTGGGCTGGGAGGTCTGGTGCGACGGCATGGAGGTGACGCAGTTCACCTATTTCCAGGGCGTCGGCGGGCTGGAAGTCGACGTCGTTTCGGGCGAGCTGACCTATGGGCTGGAGCGGCTGGCCATGTATGTCCAGGGCGTGGACAACGTCTATGACCTGAAGTTCACCAAGGAGGGTCTGACCTATGGCGAGGTCTTCCTGGAGAATGAGCGCCAGCAGTCGCAGGCGAACTTCCATGGCTATGACGTCGACGGCCTGAAGCGCCGGTTCGAGGACATGGAGGCCGAGTCGCGCCGCCTGCTCGCCATGACCGGACCTCAGGGCCAGCCTCTGGTTTTGCCCGCCTATGACCAGGTGCTGAAGGCGTCGCACCTGTTCAATCTGATGGACGCGCGTGGTGCCATCGCCGTCGCCGAACGCCAGAGCTACATCGGCCGCATCCGCGACCTGTGTAAGGCCTGCGCCGTCGCCTATGTCGAACAGGAAAGGGCGTCCGCCTGA
- a CDS encoding fasciclin domain-containing protein, translating into MFRARLMTAAAAAALFAAPAAFAQDAMSPAQDPAAATAQPAAPQAQAAATPAVANNLIEVLKADGRFTTLLSAIEQAQLTNVLSTTPAISIFAPTDEAFAALPEADRTRLMDPANAEDLRELLLYHVIVADVNSSQINGARGPVETAAGSRVQLDGTGDAIKIDAATVVQADIDAGNGAVFAIDTVLNPANSQAAMGDEEAAPAAEATPPAEVDETAPVTEAAPAPVPSEEATPMPTEEPTTETPPVDQETPADPQ; encoded by the coding sequence ATGTTTCGTGCCCGTCTGATGACCGCCGCTGCGGCTGCCGCCCTGTTTGCCGCCCCCGCCGCCTTTGCCCAGGACGCCATGAGCCCGGCGCAGGACCCGGCTGCCGCGACCGCCCAGCCGGCCGCTCCCCAGGCCCAGGCTGCGGCCACGCCGGCCGTCGCCAACAATCTGATCGAGGTGTTGAAGGCGGATGGTCGCTTCACCACCCTGCTGTCCGCGATCGAACAGGCACAGCTGACCAATGTGCTTTCGACCACGCCCGCGATTTCGATCTTTGCGCCGACCGACGAGGCGTTCGCCGCCCTGCCTGAGGCCGACCGCACGCGCCTGATGGACCCGGCCAATGCCGAGGACCTGCGCGAGCTGCTGCTCTATCATGTCATCGTGGCTGACGTGAACTCGAGCCAGATCAATGGCGCGCGCGGTCCCGTGGAAACGGCGGCGGGCAGCCGCGTCCAGCTGGACGGCACGGGTGACGCGATCAAGATCGATGCCGCCACTGTGGTCCAGGCCGACATCGACGCTGGCAACGGCGCCGTCTTCGCCATCGACACCGTCCTGAACCCGGCCAACTCACAGGCGGCCATGGGCGATGAAGAGGCGGCCCCTGCGGCCGAAGCCACGCCGCCCGCCGAAGTCGATGAGACGGCTCCTGTGACCGAGGCCGCGCCGGCCCCGGTGCCGAGCGAGGAGGCTACTCCGATGCCGACCGAAGAGCCGACCACCGAAACGCCCCCGGTGGACCAGGAGACCCCGGCCGACCCGCAGTAA
- a CDS encoding 4-(cytidine 5'-diphospho)-2-C-methyl-D-erythritol kinase, with protein sequence MTAVSDLARAKVNLFLHVGPVDAQGYHPLASLVAFADIGDRIAVAPADRLSLTVTGPFAAGLDGPGENLILTALRALGHACGIGEPQVAVTLDKRLPIAAGLGGGSSDAGTALRLTRQVLALPIDDAALSRVAATVGADGPMCLFPRSAWAEGRGDVLTPEPSLPPLFGLLVNPGVPSPTGAVYRAYDDGPLQSADRPAPPRSWGTGQVIAWLAAQRNDLQDPAVSMAPAIGQTLTTVAALPGVILTRMSGSGATVFGLCRDHAAAEQAATLLRSSQYKGWVSACILGD encoded by the coding sequence GTGACCGCCGTTTCGGACCTGGCGCGGGCCAAGGTCAATCTGTTCCTGCATGTCGGCCCGGTCGACGCTCAGGGCTACCATCCGCTGGCCAGTCTGGTCGCCTTTGCCGACATCGGCGACCGGATCGCCGTCGCGCCGGCCGATCGCTTGTCTCTGACGGTCACAGGGCCGTTTGCGGCAGGACTGGACGGGCCGGGCGAGAACCTGATCCTGACGGCGCTGCGGGCACTGGGGCACGCATGCGGCATCGGCGAGCCGCAGGTCGCGGTGACGCTGGACAAGCGGTTGCCGATCGCCGCTGGCCTGGGCGGCGGCTCTTCCGATGCCGGCACAGCGCTGCGCCTGACACGGCAGGTGTTGGCCCTGCCGATCGATGATGCGGCCCTGTCGCGGGTAGCGGCGACGGTGGGGGCCGACGGACCGATGTGTCTTTTTCCTCGGTCGGCCTGGGCCGAAGGTCGCGGTGACGTGCTGACGCCGGAGCCCTCTCTGCCGCCTCTGTTCGGCCTTCTGGTCAACCCCGGTGTGCCGTCGCCGACTGGAGCGGTCTATCGCGCCTATGACGATGGGCCGTTGCAATCGGCTGATCGCCCCGCACCGCCACGGTCATGGGGGACGGGCCAGGTGATTGCCTGGCTGGCCGCCCAGAGGAACGATCTGCAGGATCCGGCGGTATCCATGGCACCAGCCATTGGCCAGACCCTGACCACGGTCGCCGCTCTTCCGGGTGTCATCCTGACGCGGATGTCGGGGTCGGGGGCCACGGTGTTTGGCCTTTGCCGCGATCACGCCGCCGCCGAACAGGCGGCGACCCTTCTTCGTTCGTCACAGTATAAGGGATGGGTTTCGGCCTGTATTCTGGGCGATTGA
- a CDS encoding tetratricopeptide repeat protein codes for MTLSLMHGLRFSLMLSAALVVAVPVLAQEPEVQEPVAKPPVTEPSNAEPRPVEAMPPAVVAPGPAVQPPEPEAIVAIPAEWSPVPTTAEGTTAYGLFLAGRLANSRGEGAVGAAYLRQAYALTPEQVLVRDQAFLANLLSGDLDFAALTAPTGDTVSPVLSEAGRLVSVVQSFAEGDPDAALAVIAERPIGRPHNRAGQFILPFIAAAAGDEELATRAPSRTARDPASLISRHNRAMILEHLRRYDEADAEYGLLMAQPLGRANFTLSYGEFLERRGRRAEAVTLYEQALAASPEDRRLSQARERAAARRRPPPAPTLKEGAAQALSSAAALATSEGAHEFAAVYLRLALSVDPDDGLRLALGSALSEASLHPAARAVFETVSPSNPILYSSARTQIGLSWQQEDNAEAALTEFQRAAQATPDQPEIAYLLAAQLFTTERYDEALEILNGPLLNTVDQGFEVYFLRGAAYESRGDVVLAENALWAALQLRPDDPSALNYLGYLWVDSGRRVDQGAEMIARAHAADPQSGNIQDSLGWAQYRQGQYEIAVETLEQAVDKEPANAEINDHLGDAYWQVGRRREATFQWNRVLTLDPDAQRRSEVEKKLAEGLAPPTPVSDGARP; via the coding sequence ATGACCTTGTCGCTCATGCATGGTCTTCGCTTCTCCCTGATGTTGTCCGCTGCCCTGGTGGTGGCTGTTCCGGTCCTGGCCCAGGAGCCTGAGGTACAGGAGCCTGTGGCCAAGCCGCCCGTCACCGAGCCGTCGAACGCCGAGCCCAGGCCGGTCGAGGCCATGCCCCCGGCGGTGGTCGCTCCCGGCCCGGCTGTTCAGCCGCCGGAGCCCGAAGCCATCGTCGCGATCCCTGCGGAGTGGTCGCCGGTGCCGACCACGGCGGAGGGGACGACCGCCTATGGCCTGTTCCTGGCAGGACGACTGGCCAACAGTCGCGGCGAAGGTGCGGTCGGCGCGGCCTATCTTCGACAGGCCTATGCCCTGACCCCTGAGCAGGTCCTGGTCCGCGACCAGGCGTTTCTGGCCAATCTGCTCAGCGGTGATCTGGATTTCGCGGCCCTGACCGCGCCGACGGGAGACACCGTATCGCCTGTCCTGAGCGAGGCGGGGCGGTTGGTCAGCGTGGTGCAGTCGTTCGCTGAGGGCGACCCCGACGCGGCCCTGGCCGTGATCGCCGAGCGCCCAATCGGCCGCCCTCACAACCGTGCCGGACAGTTCATTCTGCCCTTCATCGCTGCGGCGGCAGGCGATGAGGAACTGGCGACGCGTGCGCCCTCGCGCACTGCCCGCGATCCCGCAAGCCTGATCTCGCGGCACAATCGGGCGATGATTCTGGAACATCTGCGCCGGTATGACGAGGCGGATGCCGAGTATGGGCTGTTGATGGCTCAGCCTCTGGGACGGGCCAATTTCACGCTGTCTTACGGTGAGTTTCTGGAGCGTCGGGGTCGGCGGGCCGAGGCCGTTACCCTGTATGAACAAGCCCTGGCGGCTTCACCTGAGGATCGCCGCCTGAGCCAGGCCCGTGAGCGCGCGGCCGCCCGCCGCCGCCCGCCGCCTGCGCCGACCTTGAAAGAGGGCGCGGCCCAGGCCCTGTCGTCGGCCGCAGCCCTGGCCACCTCCGAAGGCGCGCACGAGTTCGCGGCGGTCTATCTGCGGCTGGCCCTCAGCGTCGATCCAGACGACGGGCTTCGTCTGGCCCTCGGTTCAGCGCTGAGCGAAGCCAGCCTGCATCCTGCGGCCCGAGCGGTTTTCGAGACGGTCTCGCCATCGAACCCGATTCTGTATTCGTCGGCCCGGACCCAGATCGGACTGAGCTGGCAGCAGGAAGACAATGCCGAGGCTGCGCTGACCGAGTTCCAGCGCGCCGCCCAGGCCACGCCGGACCAGCCCGAGATCGCCTATCTGCTTGCGGCGCAGCTTTTTACCACCGAACGCTATGACGAGGCGCTCGAGATCTTGAACGGCCCTCTGCTGAATACGGTGGATCAGGGGTTTGAGGTCTATTTCCTGCGCGGTGCAGCCTATGAGTCGCGCGGCGATGTGGTCCTGGCCGAAAATGCCCTGTGGGCGGCCTTGCAGCTTCGACCGGACGATCCCTCTGCCCTGAATTATCTCGGCTATCTGTGGGTCGACAGCGGCCGGCGGGTGGATCAGGGCGCCGAAATGATCGCGCGCGCCCATGCTGCCGATCCTCAGAGCGGCAACATCCAGGACTCGCTCGGCTGGGCCCAGTATCGCCAGGGTCAGTATGAGATCGCCGTCGAGACGCTCGAGCAGGCGGTCGACAAGGAACCGGCCAATGCCGAGATCAACGACCACCTCGGCGATGCCTATTGGCAGGTAGGGCGACGGCGCGAGGCGACATTTCAATGGAACCGCGTCCTGACGCTGGATCCCGATGCCCAGCGCCGCTCGGAAGTCGAGAAGAAACTGGCCGAAGGACTGGCACCGCCGACGCCGGTGTCGGACGGCGCTCGGCCCTGA